One genomic region from Deinococcus apachensis DSM 19763 encodes:
- a CDS encoding SPFH domain-containing protein, which yields MNKLEKAPLTVGPQGGVSPATGVASVERRAFGLPGVPAVLLWLVLAVVTLWLLVAGQFVWGILAGILALFALAGFFIVQPNQAKVLTLFGRYVGTERRNGFYWTNPFTVRRNVSLRIRNFNSERLKVNDQMGNPIEIAAVIVWRVVDTARAVFDVEDYEEFVEIQSETALRHLAAQYPYDEYEGHGFSLRGNPDEVAEALGRELATRLRHAGVEVLEARLSHLAYSPEIAGAMLQRQQASAIIAARQQIVQGAVGMVEMALRELSEQGIVQLDEERKAQMVSNLLVVLTSERGTQPVVNAGSLY from the coding sequence ATGAATAAACTGGAGAAGGCGCCCCTCACTGTCGGTCCGCAGGGTGGAGTCTCGCCCGCCACTGGGGTGGCGAGTGTCGAGCGCCGCGCCTTCGGGCTGCCGGGCGTGCCCGCCGTGCTGCTGTGGCTGGTGCTGGCGGTCGTCACGCTTTGGCTGCTCGTCGCCGGACAGTTCGTCTGGGGAATTCTGGCGGGCATCCTGGCCCTGTTCGCCCTGGCCGGGTTTTTCATCGTGCAGCCCAACCAGGCCAAGGTGCTGACCCTCTTCGGGCGGTACGTGGGGACCGAGCGGCGCAACGGCTTTTACTGGACCAACCCCTTCACGGTGCGCCGCAACGTGTCTCTGCGGATTCGCAACTTCAACTCCGAGCGGCTGAAGGTGAACGACCAGATGGGCAACCCCATCGAGATCGCCGCCGTGATTGTGTGGCGGGTGGTGGACACCGCGCGGGCGGTTTTCGACGTGGAGGATTACGAGGAGTTCGTCGAGATTCAGTCCGAGACGGCCCTGCGCCACCTCGCCGCCCAGTATCCCTACGACGAGTACGAGGGGCACGGCTTCTCGCTGCGGGGCAATCCCGACGAGGTCGCCGAGGCGCTGGGGCGCGAACTCGCCACCCGGCTGCGGCACGCGGGGGTGGAGGTGCTCGAAGCGCGGCTCTCGCACCTGGCCTACTCGCCCGAGATCGCCGGGGCGATGCTCCAGCGCCAGCAGGCGAGCGCCATCATCGCCGCCCGGCAGCAGATCGTGCAGGGCGCGGTCGGTATGGTCGAGATGGCGCTGCGCGAACTGTCGGAGCAGGGCATCGTGCAACTCGACGAGGAGCGCAAGGCGCAGATGGTGAGCAACCTCCTCGTGGTGCTGACCAGCGAGCGCGGCACCCAGCCCGTGGTCAACGCCGGGAGCCTGTATTGA
- a CDS encoding branched-chain amino acid ABC transporter permease codes for MQIFDPTIFPILAADGLTNGAVYALLALALVLVFAVTRVIFIPMGEFVVFGTLTLASLQLGRVPGTLSLLLVLLGVAAVMEAFSQARRGLTGRGLLTLAGAVVIGAVLWVLTSWAAPLKLPLWGQVLLTLALVAPLGPLVYRTVYQPLQNATVLVLLIASVALHLALTGLALVFFGPEGARTPPFAAGNVTLGQVTLTWQSLLVILVSALLMLGLYLFFERTMAGKALRATAVNRLGARLVGISPASAGRLTFTLAALIGALGGMLIGPSVAMTYDSGFLIGLKGFIGAIIGGLVSYPLAAAGAVLVGLIESFASFSLSAWKEVIVFTLILPVLLWRSLTTRHIPEDEE; via the coding sequence ATGCAGATTTTCGACCCCACCATCTTTCCGATTCTCGCGGCTGACGGGCTGACCAACGGCGCGGTGTACGCGCTGCTGGCGCTGGCCCTGGTGCTCGTCTTCGCTGTCACCCGGGTGATCTTCATCCCGATGGGCGAGTTCGTCGTCTTCGGCACCCTCACGCTCGCCTCGTTGCAATTGGGGCGGGTGCCGGGCACGCTCTCCCTGCTACTCGTGCTGCTTGGTGTGGCGGCCGTGATGGAGGCGTTCAGTCAGGCCCGGCGGGGGCTGACAGGCAGGGGACTCCTCACGCTGGCGGGCGCGGTGGTGATCGGCGCCGTCCTCTGGGTCCTCACTTCCTGGGCCGCCCCCCTCAAGTTGCCCCTCTGGGGACAGGTCCTGCTCACGCTCGCCCTGGTCGCGCCGCTGGGGCCGCTCGTCTACCGCACGGTGTACCAGCCGCTCCAGAACGCGACGGTCCTCGTCCTGCTGATCGCCTCCGTCGCCCTGCACCTCGCCCTGACCGGGCTGGCGCTGGTGTTCTTCGGGCCGGAGGGCGCGCGCACGCCCCCCTTCGCGGCCGGGAACGTCACGCTGGGGCAGGTGACGCTGACGTGGCAGAGCCTGCTGGTGATCCTGGTTTCCGCTCTCCTGATGCTGGGGCTGTACCTTTTCTTCGAGAGGACGATGGCGGGCAAGGCGTTGCGGGCGACTGCCGTCAACCGCCTGGGCGCCCGGCTGGTCGGGATCAGCCCCGCGTCGGCAGGGAGGCTGACCTTCACGCTGGCCGCCCTGATCGGCGCGCTGGGCGGCATGCTGATCGGCCCCAGCGTCGCCATGACCTACGACTCGGGCTTCCTGATCGGCCTCAAGGGTTTTATCGGCGCGATTATCGGCGGGTTGGTGAGCTATCCCCTCGCGGCGGCGGGGGCGGTCCTGGTCGGCCTGATCGAGAGCTTCGCCTCCTTCAGCCTCTCGGCCTGGAAGGAGGTCATCGTCTTTACCCTGATCCTGCCCGTGTTGCTATGGCGCTCGCTGACCACCCGCCATATCCCCGAGGACGAGGAATGA
- a CDS encoding ABC transporter permease subunit, producing the protein MRARRWLAVLAGLVALALPLVLPLFQVTLLVNILIFAIVVTGLVLLTGVVGLTSFGQAAFMGLGAYTTAVLTTQAGWNPWLGLLAGFGVTALIAWLLGLMTLRMQGHYLPLATIAWGISLYYVFGNTPALGGFTGLTNIPPISVFGLILTSPRTFAYLALVCLTLTAVGAQFLLSSRVGRAMRALRGGPLVAEAFGVNTFRLRVEVFVLAALMASLAGWLYAHSQRFVNPTPFGLQAGIEYLFMAVVGGSGHVWGGVLGAGLITLLREWLRDLLPAIIGAQGNFEVIVFGVLVILTLQFARRGLWPLVERGLPQEGVRLLPERTRLPERGRPTPGTPLLSVEHAVKQFGGLRAVNDVSFELRAGEILGLIGPNGAGKSTVFNLITGVNPATSGRVTLVGRDITRLSAGQIHRLGVARTFQHVHLLPDLTLLANTMMGGYARGRAGLVASLLHLERAEEAALQHEALRQLRRVGLEDQAFALAGNLALGQQRILEVARALVADPTLLLLDEPAAGLRYGEKMELVALLRRLRDEGVTILLVEHDMDLVMNLVDRLVVMNYGERLAEGTPAEIRRNPAVREAYLGVDVPGEVA; encoded by the coding sequence ATGAGGGCGCGGCGGTGGCTGGCCGTCCTCGCGGGCCTGGTGGCGCTCGCCCTGCCGCTGGTACTGCCGCTCTTTCAGGTCACGCTGCTCGTGAACATCCTGATCTTCGCCATCGTGGTCACCGGGCTGGTGCTGCTGACCGGCGTCGTGGGGCTCACCTCCTTCGGGCAGGCGGCCTTTATGGGGCTGGGGGCGTACACCACGGCGGTGCTCACCACACAGGCGGGCTGGAACCCCTGGCTCGGCCTCCTCGCGGGCTTCGGCGTCACCGCCCTGATCGCCTGGCTGCTGGGCCTGATGACGCTGCGGATGCAGGGGCACTACCTGCCGCTGGCGACCATCGCCTGGGGCATCAGCCTGTACTACGTGTTCGGCAACACCCCGGCGCTGGGCGGCTTCACCGGCCTGACGAACATCCCGCCGATCAGCGTGTTCGGCCTGATCCTCACCTCGCCACGCACCTTCGCGTACCTGGCGTTGGTCTGTCTCACGCTGACCGCCGTCGGCGCCCAGTTCCTGCTCTCCAGCCGGGTCGGGCGGGCGATGCGTGCTCTGCGCGGCGGCCCCCTCGTCGCCGAGGCGTTCGGAGTGAACACCTTCCGCCTGCGGGTGGAGGTCTTCGTCCTCGCCGCGCTGATGGCCTCGCTGGCCGGGTGGCTCTACGCCCACAGCCAGCGGTTCGTGAACCCCACGCCCTTCGGCCTGCAAGCGGGCATCGAGTACCTGTTCATGGCGGTGGTGGGCGGCTCTGGGCACGTGTGGGGGGGCGTGCTGGGCGCGGGGCTCATCACCCTGCTGCGCGAGTGGCTGCGCGACCTGCTACCCGCGATCATTGGCGCCCAGGGCAACTTCGAGGTGATCGTCTTCGGCGTCCTCGTCATCCTGACCCTGCAATTCGCGCGGCGTGGCCTGTGGCCGCTCGTCGAGCGGGGACTGCCGCAGGAGGGGGTGCGCCTGCTGCCCGAACGGACGCGATTGCCGGAACGGGGGAGGCCGACGCCGGGGACACCCCTCCTGAGCGTCGAACACGCCGTCAAGCAGTTCGGCGGCCTGCGCGCCGTGAACGACGTGTCCTTCGAGCTGCGTGCCGGGGAAATCCTGGGCCTGATCGGGCCGAACGGGGCGGGAAAGAGTACCGTCTTCAACCTCATCACGGGGGTGAATCCGGCCACGAGCGGGCGGGTCACCCTCGTGGGCCGGGATATCACCCGGCTGAGCGCGGGGCAGATTCACCGTCTGGGTGTGGCGCGCACCTTTCAGCATGTTCACCTGCTCCCCGACCTCACCCTGCTCGCCAACACCATGATGGGCGGGTATGCTCGGGGCCGGGCCGGGCTGGTCGCCAGCCTGCTGCACCTGGAGCGCGCCGAGGAGGCCGCCCTGCAACACGAGGCGCTGCGGCAACTGCGGCGGGTGGGGCTGGAAGATCAGGCCTTCGCGCTCGCCGGGAACCTCGCCCTGGGGCAGCAGCGCATCCTGGAGGTCGCCCGCGCCCTCGTCGCCGACCCCACCCTGCTGCTCCTCGACGAGCCCGCCGCCGGGCTGCGCTACGGCGAGAAGATGGAACTCGTGGCCCTGCTGCGCCGCCTGCGTGACGAGGGCGTGACCATCCTGCTGGTGGAACACGATATGGACCTGGTGATGAACCTGGTGGATCGCCTCGTCGTCATGAACTACGGTGAGAGGCTGGCGGAGGGGACGCCCGCCGAGATTCGCCGGAACCCCGCCGTGCGCGAGGCCTACCTGGGTGTGGACGTGCCGGGTGAGGTCGCGTGA